The Bacillus vallismortis genome window below encodes:
- a CDS encoding RluA family pseudouridine synthase, producing MKQKGRGLELLINEKQDGQWLFSVLKTALKASKPVLQDWVSHHRIKVNHESVLHNITVKKGDRLFIDLQENEESSVIPEYGELDILFEDNHMLIVNKPAGIATHPNEDGQTGTLANLIAYHYQVNGETCKVRHVHRLDQDTSGAIVFAKHRLAHAILDQQLEKKTLKRTYTAIAEGKLKTKKGTIDSPIGRDRSHPTRRRVSPGGQAAVTHFKVIAANAKERLSLVELELETGRTHQIRVHMASTGHPLAGDALYGGGSTLLNRQALHARKVQAVHPITGELIVAEAPFPADIENLCHSYFS from the coding sequence ATGAAACAAAAAGGCAGAGGGCTTGAGCTCCTCATCAATGAAAAACAGGATGGCCAATGGCTGTTTTCTGTACTGAAAACAGCGCTCAAAGCCTCTAAACCCGTGCTTCAAGACTGGGTGTCCCATCATCGGATAAAGGTCAATCACGAATCCGTCTTACACAATATAACCGTAAAAAAGGGAGACCGCCTGTTCATTGATCTTCAGGAAAATGAAGAATCTTCCGTCATTCCAGAATATGGAGAACTTGATATTTTATTTGAGGACAATCACATGCTCATCGTGAATAAACCTGCGGGCATAGCGACACATCCGAATGAGGATGGCCAAACCGGCACTTTGGCTAACTTGATCGCATACCATTATCAGGTGAATGGCGAAACATGCAAGGTGCGGCATGTCCACCGCCTTGACCAGGATACATCTGGTGCCATCGTTTTTGCCAAACATCGTTTGGCACACGCCATTTTGGATCAGCAGTTAGAGAAAAAGACGCTGAAACGCACGTATACCGCCATCGCTGAAGGAAAGCTAAAGACAAAAAAAGGGACAATTGATTCACCGATCGGCAGAGACAGATCACACCCGACAAGACGCCGGGTTTCACCAGGCGGGCAAGCAGCCGTCACTCATTTCAAGGTGATTGCCGCCAATGCGAAGGAGCGGCTGTCACTCGTTGAGTTAGAGCTGGAAACAGGCAGGACACACCAAATTCGTGTTCATATGGCGAGCACCGGCCATCCACTGGCAGGAGATGCGCTTTACGGAGGCGGAAGCACGCTGCTAAACAGACAGGCGCTGCATGCCAGAAAGGTACAAGCGGTTCATCCGATAACAGGCGAGCTGATTGTTGCCGAGGCGCCTTTCCCAGCTGATATAGAAAACCTTTGCCACTCTTATTTTTCCTGA
- a CDS encoding YhcU family protein encodes MARKVIDVRIVNAATEEQESFIKELSMELFHDVFPLYFSELDIQRFKKKGVLSLNNHDYQGTLKEAFQIMACLQMIHIILTKPSPHADISNQAIFEKNSKMLNDFGIYFPFAFSDFQTKTNKDFSGHRRLI; translated from the coding sequence ATGGCAAGAAAGGTGATTGACGTGAGAATTGTGAACGCAGCAACTGAAGAACAGGAGAGCTTTATCAAGGAGCTGTCAATGGAGCTTTTCCATGATGTATTTCCTCTTTATTTCTCCGAACTGGACATTCAGCGCTTTAAAAAGAAAGGCGTTCTGTCTTTAAATAACCATGATTACCAAGGAACATTAAAAGAAGCATTTCAAATTATGGCTTGTCTGCAAATGATACATATTATTCTGACAAAGCCTTCACCGCATGCTGATATAAGTAATCAGGCGATTTTTGAGAAAAACAGCAAGATGCTGAATGATTTTGGGATATATTTTCCGTTTGCTTTTTCTGACTTTCAAACGAAGACAAATAAAGACTTTTCCGGTCACAGAAGGCTGATATAA
- the srtA gene encoding sortase SrtA translates to MKKVIPLVIIAAGLVIAGYGGLKLIDTHMKTEQTLKEAKLASEKPRVASREKKSAVQAENKASFKPETGQASGILEIPKIKAELPIVEGTDADDLEKGVGHYKDSYYPDENGQIVLSGHRDTVFRRTGELEKGDRLRIFLSYGDFTYEIVKTKIVDKDDTSIITLQHEKEELILTTCYPFSYIGNAPKRYIIYGKRIT, encoded by the coding sequence GTGAAAAAGGTTATTCCACTCGTCATCATTGCTGCCGGCCTAGTGATCGCAGGCTATGGTGGCCTTAAATTGATCGATACCCATATGAAGACCGAACAGACATTAAAAGAAGCGAAACTGGCGTCTGAAAAGCCGCGGGTAGCTTCGCGCGAGAAAAAAAGCGCTGTTCAAGCAGAGAACAAAGCATCATTTAAGCCTGAGACCGGACAAGCGAGCGGCATTTTGGAAATACCCAAAATTAAGGCGGAGCTTCCGATCGTGGAGGGCACCGATGCAGATGATTTAGAAAAAGGTGTCGGGCATTACAAGGATAGCTATTATCCTGATGAAAACGGGCAAATTGTACTGTCGGGACATCGTGATACCGTGTTTCGCCGGACGGGAGAGCTGGAAAAGGGGGACAGGCTTCGTATTTTCCTGTCATATGGCGATTTCACGTATGAAATAGTAAAAACAAAAATAGTCGATAAAGATGACACATCCATTATTACACTCCAGCATGAAAAAGAGGAACTCATTCTGACGACCTGCTATCCGTTTTCATATATCGGCAATGCCCCGAAACGCTATATCATATATGGAAAACGGATTACTTAA